The region tcacttcaccaatttggactgttttgtgtatgtccattacatgacatccaaataaaaatacatttttaacaacaaaataggaaaagcgccaagggggatgaatgcttttgcaaggcactgtatatgtaaaaGATTGTTATCGTAATATGTTATTCTAATTATTATGTAGATATGTTTCAGTCACATTACATAtacaacacaggaggttggtggtaccttaattggggaggatgggctcgtggtaatggatggagcggaataagtggaattgtatgaaacacatcaaacacatggttgcCATGTGTTTggtgccattccatttgcgccattccaaccattattatgagccgtccccCCCTCAGCAGCCTACACTGATATACAAGTGGATTGATGGTAATTCAGTAGTTATGTAGAATGACAACTTATATAGACAGTCATATAATGAGGCGGCTTGTCCATGTGTTCTATAACACACTCAtcattttggtattttattaggatccccattagctgttgccatagcagcagctacacttcctggggtccacacaaaacatgaaacatgacataatacagaacatgaaTAGACAACAACAgcacaaggacagaactacatacatttaagaCGTGACACAGAGCCTCTATGCTGTACTTCTATTGTATTTTAGGCAATAGCTCTATCTGCAGAAGCAGGGTTTCTGTCCCTGTATTCTAACTGCATAATGTATATTTAAATGTAAGCTATTCATTTCACAACTAGTATTCATAATACTATTCATAATAACAGTCATGGGGAAATCATTTTGATTGATTCATTTATCCATACAAAGTCCTGACAAGTATGTTTGAAGTTAAATCAAAAGTATTGCATTTAACGGTAATCACTTAAGCGAACAATATCTGAACATTTCTTGCATTTTGTCTCATTGTTTGATGATCTGGTAGCATTTTTCTGCCCAGCTATCTGGACCATTCCAAGAAAATTACTTATCAACTTCCCCCTCCGCTATCTTCACCCCACCTCCGCCCCTCACCTCCACTTCCCTCCTTGTCTTcggtcctccacctcctcccattcctccacctccctcctcctcatccacctcacccctcctcctcccttcttatTCCTTATCAGCACTCTTGCGTAACCTCTAGACTTAAGAGCACTAACAACCCATGGGCTGTTTCCAGCCTTACACAGTCTAACCCAACACCATGGCTCTCTATGAGTCTAAGACCGAGCTCTGGGACCTGGACATCAATGTGATCCAGCCAGAAGGGAAAGGTCCAGATCCAGCCACAGATGGAAACAGCAGTACAGAGTCGTTCAGGGATGCGTTCCAACGTTATATCCAGCCCTGTCTGGCAGAGCTGCTGGGTTCATCTCTGTTTATCTTTGTGGGGTGTCTGTCTGTAATCGAGAACACAGAGGGCACCGGAAGGCTGCAGCCGGCCCTGGCACACGGCCTGGCCCTGGGCATCGTTATCGCCGTGCTGGGGGAGATCAGGTAAGGCTGGGGGCCCCTCTGGGGGTGGGTGGTGAGAGGCTGGAAGGTAAtaacctggtcctagatctgtttgtgctggctGTATAGCCAACTTTTCTGGCCATGACATGGTATAGGTTTTGGGACTAGGCTGGGAAGTTGATGCTCAGGTTTTCAAATGTTAGCAGAGCAGCAGAAGAGTCTGTTCCTAGGCTTTCAACATGCAGCATGTTGATGCATAACAGATTGTGTAAAAGCATTGCAAAAATGAAGACTTGTAATGGATCTGTTGATCAGCATTGACTTGAAGTTTTATGACTGTGCTTTCAAAGTAGCCTACAATAGATCATTACAATGCACAACAGGATTTTAAAATCACACTTGTATCATTTTGATGAGGCAATCTACATTAGCATTTTTTCT is a window of Oncorhynchus clarkii lewisi isolate Uvic-CL-2024 unplaced genomic scaffold, UVic_Ocla_1.0 unplaced_contig_705_pilon_pilon, whole genome shotgun sequence DNA encoding:
- the LOC139402135 gene encoding aquaporin-8-like, whose amino-acid sequence is MALYESKTELWDLDINVIQPEGKGPDPATDGNSSTESFRDAFQRYIQPCLAELLGSSLFIFVGCLSVIENTEGTGRLQPALAHGLALGIVIAVLGEISGGHFNPAVSVSVFLIGGLNIILLVPYILAQMCGGMIGAGLAK